GCATCCGATCGGTGGCTGGAGGTTCCGGCCTGGATGTTCGATCGTGCAGCCAGCGCGACGTGGCGGGTCGGCGCTGTTCCCCATGTTGATGTTGCTGCGCTCCGCGCTTTGGCGATGCTGCTACAGGATGCGATGCCTTGCTCGGACCCGCCATCTCAAATGCGGGATTTAAGCGCAGCATTGGGCTCTCACGACTCAAATCGGGGAGATGTCCATGCCACACCCGCCCAAGACATATCAGTTCGATCTGTTCTCCAACCCGCACGACGCCGAGGCGGCGCAGACGCCGCAATGGCAGGCGCTGCCTGTGGAGACGCGCCAGGTGCTAACGAAGCTGATGGTCCGCCTGATCCTCGACCATGCCGACGGCGATCGCACTCCGGAACGGAAGGAGATGCGTCATGATGTCTGAGAAGATCAGGCCGCACCACCTGGAGCGCAAGGCTATCTTGTATGTGCGGCAGTCCTCCGCCCATCAGGTCCTCCACAATCGCGAGAGCAGCGCCCTGCAATATGCCATGCGTGATCGCCTGACGGCGCTGGGCTGGTCTCGTATCGATACGGTCGATGATGACCTCGGTCGCTCGGCGGCGGGCGGTGTTGCGCGCGAATTTACACCCATTTGCGGCATGCGCCGCATCGACGCTGACCGCCTCCTTCTGATCTCGGCCGCAAACATCGGTCCGAACCGGTTCCACCAGGCCCGTACCGTTTCATAGCTGATGTCGATGCCGCGTTCATGGAGCAGATCTTCAACCTACCGCAACGACAGCGGAAAGCGGACATACATTATGACCGCGAGGCGGATGATCTCAGGCAAAGTGTTGAAATAGCGGAACGGATTTCTCATCCCCAGACGCTACGAAAACCGCCCCACCGGCTCAAGCCAGTTTTCTCTGACACAGCCTGGCCGACTTTTCCGCCGCCGCTTGGCCGGTTTTTATTCCGCCGTTGACACAAACCCATCTAGTCAGGCGCGCCGGCGTCGAGCTCCGTCTTGGCGATGCGTTCAAGCCAGCGGACCACCTCGGTATGATCATCCGAGGTCTCCACATTGAGCTTCGCCGCCGCGAAAATCTCGCGCGTGGCCGCAAGCAGGGGGGCGGGCGTGCCAGAATGGCGGGCCGCGTCCTGGATACGGTCGATATCGCGCAGCAGCCCGGCAAGCGAATAACCGGAGCCGAACCGTCTGGAGAGGACTTGCTCCGCGAATGCATCCGGCAGAGCGCCCGGCGTCGGGGAGACGGTGGTCAGCACCTCGATCGCGGCCTGGGGCTGCAGGCCGAGGCGTTTGCAGACGATCATCGCCTCGACCGTAGCCACCAGATTCAATCCCGCAAGCGCGCCCGCGAGCGACTTGGCCAATGCAGCCGTGCCGACCGGTCCGGTGCGGATCACCTGATCCGCCAACGCCTCGAGCACCGGCATGGCGCGCTCGACCGGCCCGGTCCGGCCCGCGACCAGGATCTTGAGCGATCCGGCCACGGCGTCCTTCGGCGATCCGACCGGGACAGCCTCGACCCAGTGCGCGCCTTGCGACACCAGGGCCCGCGACAGCGCCGCACCGGTCTGCGGCGCCGTGCCGCTCATGTCGATGACCAGGGCATTGGGCTTGAGGCCGTGGATAATGCCGTTCGGCCCGCTCACCGCCTCGCGGAGCGCGGCGTCATCCGGCAGAACCAGCAGGATGACCTGCGAGAGCTGCGCCAGATTGAGCGGCGTCGCCGCCGGGCTGGCGCCGCCCTGGGCCACGTAATATTGCAGCGTCTGCGGGTTGGGATCGGCGACCTGGGGCGCGAAGCCCTCATTTTCCAAACGCTTGGCGATGGGCCCGCCCATTGTGCCGAGCCCGACGATGCCGAGAGAGAACTCCGCCATGGCGAGCCTACAGGGCCTCATCTTCGGGCAGCATGCCGCTGACCAGGAACATGTCGGTCAGAAGCGTGCGGACATGCAGCGACGCGTTGAGATTGTCGATCTTCTGCGAGCTGATAGCGGCCTGCGCGGTGACGAGGCCGATCGCGGCGCCGGCCTTCTCGGCATCGGCATCGAGCGTCGGCAGGAACCGCGCGAGCGCCGCCGCGCCGGAGCCCTCGCCGACAGCCGCCTTGCAAGCCGCGCCCAGCCCCTCGAGCGCCCCCTGGAAGCGCTCCAGATAGTCGCGGATTTCGTCCGACGGCCCGCCCTCCGTGCCGCGCCGGCCCTGCGCCGCATAGGCGAGCATGAACTCATAGGCCGATTCGATCGCGTCGATTCGTTCGGCCACGCTTGGCTTGCTGCTCATTCGTTTGATCCGCTCTCTTCTTGAAACTCGTGAGAGTGAGGCTATTCGGCCGGTTCCTGCGAACGCGCGGGAACGGTCTCGGCGGCAGGCTCCTCCTGCTCGGCCGACCAGCGGGCGGGATCGAAGGTATCACGATATTCCCGGCGCGTGATCCACCCGACGATCATCGATCGGGTGAAGAACAGCTTTTCCGGCCTGAGCGCGAAATAGACATGGATGATCAGCCCGCTGAGCAAGGCCATGCTGGCATAGCCGTGAATGACATAGATCAGGCCCCAGCTATAGGAGGACAGGAAGTAGGGATTGCGCTGCCACAGCTCGGTGTCGATCTTGGCCAGCATCAAGAGGCCCGTGGCGATGATCAGCAGCACCAGCACGGTGATACCGAGATGATAAAGCTTCTGGGCGACAGAATATTTGCCCTGACGGACCGGGGGCGCCGCCCGGTCGACCAGCGCGCGGCGGACGATGCGCCAGCCGTCGACAACGTCGCGCGGGCCGGGGACAATCGAGCCGAGGCTCTGCCAGATGCTCGCCCGGACGATATGGAACAGCGTCACAACGGTCAGCACCAGCCCCGTGATCCAATGGGTCGGCACCCAGTTGAACTTGAAGCCGAGGATCGGCAGGAATGCGGTCACGACCAGCACCAACACCGATACCGCCATGATCCAATGGAACAGCCGGTCAGCCAACCGGTGCCTGAGGAGGCGGTCGGGACGCGTGTAATCCTGGCCGGAACCGATACTGGAAACCGCCATCTGTTCTGTTAAATCCGCTTAGGTTCAGTCTTTCTGTGCCGCGGCTGGCTTCGGTCTCAAGAACGCCTTGTAGAGCGCGTGCAAGATGACGAAGGCCACCCCGGCGAGGACGAAAAGATAGAGCGGGTCCCAGGCAGCCCCGACGAGCTCGCTCTGGCTGTATACGCCACGGCTGACCCGGACCCACTCCATGTTGCCTGCCGCGCCTTCAAGCGGCGTTGCGGATGGCCCTCATCACGAGGTTGGCCATCAGCGGCACCTTGAAATGGTTGAAGTTCAGCGGCCGCGCTCCGCGCGTCGAAGTCTGACCGGCGGCCCGGATGAGGCCCTCATTGACGGTCTTGCCGGTGACCACCTGCTCGGCGGCCGTGATCCGCCGCGGCGTGCACTCCACACCGCCGCAGGCCACGCGCGCCCGTTCTACCACGCCGTTGCTGACCTTCAGTGCGGCGGCGACATTGACCAGCGGGAAGTCCCAGGTCTGGCGGTCGGTCACCTTCTCGAAGTAGAACTTGGCGCCGGCCCAATCGCCGGGAATCCGGACCGCGACCAGCATTTCGTCGGGTTCCACCACCGTCATGCGGGTGATGTCGATGGCAGGCCCGATGAAAAAGTCCTCCGCGTCGACGACACGCTCGCTGCCCGCCTTGCGCAGCACCATCTTGGCGTCAAGTACCACCATGACCGGCGCAAGATCCGAGGGTGTCACGGCAACGCATCGATTGGCATCGAAAATGGTGTGCTCGCGGTTCATGGCTTCGGGGGTGTCGGCGAAGCAGGTATTGCCGCCGGCCCGATAGCAGGGCAGACCGGCGCGGTAGTACCAGCAGCGGGTGTCCTGGTTGAGGTTTCCGCCGATGGTGCCGGAATTGCGAATCTGGGGGCTCGCCACCTTGCCGGCGGCATCCGCCAGGACCCGGTACTTCTCCTTGATCATCGGGTCCCGCTCGATTTCGGTGAGCGAGGTCAGCGCCCCGATTTCGATGCCCTCATCGGTCGCCCGGATGCCCTTCATCTCGGCAATGCCGGTGAGATCTATGACCACCTCCGGCCGTTTCGCCCGGTCCTTGAACCAGGACAGGCTGTCATTGCCGCCGGCGATCTTCCAGGCTTTCTTCCCGTGCTCGCCGAGCAGCGTCAGCGCGTCGTCTATGGTTGAAGGCTGGTAGAGCTCGAATCCGGGAATGACGTCCTTGATCAGCATGACTGTCCTCCCTCACATCGTATTGACGCTGAGCGGCTGGTAGGACTGCGGATTGTCCGCCAGCGCGTTGATGATCATGTCCCGGACCACCGGCGTGCGGTTGAAGTAATGACCGCCGAGCGCGTCGGAGATGGCGCAGATCAGCGCCGCCCCGGCGCAACCCTCCAGCGGCTCGCCGATGCCCTTGGCGCCGACCGGATTGGCCCGGTCCGGCTGCTCCACGGCCGCCCACTTCATGTCGACGGGGACGTCGAGATAGGTAAAGGGCTTGGCCTGGTCGAGCTGGACGTTGGCCGGCAGGCCGAGCGCCGGGTCATAGACAATGCGCTCCGTTGTCGCGAGGCCGAAGCCCATCGTAGCGCCGCCGGACACCTGCGTGGAGAGGCTCTGCGGGTGGATGACGGTGCCGCAGTCGGCAACGCCGACATATTCCTTGATCTCCACGCCGCCGGTCTCTATATCGAGCTCGATCAGGATGTAGCCCGCCGCAAGCGCCGGGGTATGCCCCTGCTGGGGCAACGTGTCCTTGGCGACGCCGATGAGGCCGCTTCCCGCCAGGGCCTGAACCGAAGCCCGGGTCATCGGGTTGATGTCCTCGGGGATTTCCTGGCCGCTGTATTTGCCGCCAAGTTCGACCGCCCGCCTGGCGGCATCGGCGAAGCTCATCGATTTCGCCGGGTCCGACTTGGACACCACCTTCTCGTCCTGCAGGTCGTAGTCCTCCGGCGCGCCGCCCAGGTCCTGTGCGGCGATTTCCAGCAGCTTCTGCTTGGCGTCCGTGGCCGCGACATAGTTGGTGCGGGTCATGGTGAAGGACGTGTTGGACCCGAACTGGCCGAGGTTCCACGGCAGGTGTTTGTCGGACCGGCCGCGCTCCAGGATCACATTGTCCCAGTCGTAGCCGAGCACCTCGGCGGCGACGCGGGACGTACCGGCATAGGAATAGGTGCCGAGATTGCCGACGCCGGTGTGCACGTGCAGCTTGCCGTCGGGCGTGATCCGCACCAGCCCGTCGAAGCCGCTGGAGCCGGCGGAATGGTAGGCAGAGCCGACCCCGACGCCGATCACCTTGCTACCGTTGCGCTGGCCGGAGAGCTGCTTCTTCTCC
This genomic interval from Hyphomicrobiales bacterium contains the following:
- a CDS encoding NAD(P)-dependent oxidoreductase, with the translated sequence MAEFSLGIVGLGTMGGPIAKRLENEGFAPQVADPNPQTLQYYVAQGGASPAATPLNLAQLSQVILLVLPDDAALREAVSGPNGIIHGLKPNALVIDMSGTAPQTGAALSRALVSQGAHWVEAVPVGSPKDAVAGSLKILVAGRTGPVERAMPVLEALADQVIRTGPVGTAALAKSLAGALAGLNLVATVEAMIVCKRLGLQPQAAIEVLTTVSPTPGALPDAFAEQVLSRRFGSGYSLAGLLRDIDRIQDAARHSGTPAPLLAATREIFAAAKLNVETSDDHTEVVRWLERIAKTELDAGAPD
- a CDS encoding cytochrome b/b6 domain-containing protein yields the protein MAVSSIGSGQDYTRPDRLLRHRLADRLFHWIMAVSVLVLVVTAFLPILGFKFNWVPTHWITGLVLTVVTLFHIVRASIWQSLGSIVPGPRDVVDGWRIVRRALVDRAAPPVRQGKYSVAQKLYHLGITVLVLLIIATGLLMLAKIDTELWQRNPYFLSSYSWGLIYVIHGYASMALLSGLIIHVYFALRPEKLFFTRSMIVGWITRREYRDTFDPARWSAEQEEPAAETVPARSQEPAE
- a CDS encoding xanthine dehydrogenase family protein subunit M, with amino-acid sequence MLIKDVIPGFELYQPSTIDDALTLLGEHGKKAWKIAGGNDSLSWFKDRAKRPEVVIDLTGIAEMKGIRATDEGIEIGALTSLTEIERDPMIKEKYRVLADAAGKVASPQIRNSGTIGGNLNQDTRCWYYRAGLPCYRAGGNTCFADTPEAMNREHTIFDANRCVAVTPSDLAPVMVVLDAKMVLRKAGSERVVDAEDFFIGPAIDITRMTVVEPDEMLVAVRIPGDWAGAKFYFEKVTDRQTWDFPLVNVAAALKVSNGVVERARVACGGVECTPRRITAAEQVVTGKTVNEGLIRAAGQTSTRGARPLNFNHFKVPLMANLVMRAIRNAA